A single window of Terriglobales bacterium DNA harbors:
- a CDS encoding ATP-binding cassette domain-containing protein, whose amino-acid sequence MLELDSVTRVFHPNTPNRLVALDSVSLEVEKGAFVVIIGGNGSGKTTLLNAIAGSVAAESGSIRLEGSDITRWPEHRRAHLMGRVFQNPFSGTAPNLTVEENLALAARRGLSRGLGWGLSRRVRDELRARIATLRMGLEDRLQNPMGTLSGGQRQALTLLMATWLKPRLLLLDEHTAALDPRSADQVIRLTEEVIARERLTTLMVTHSMHQAASLGTRLLMLYRGRILHDFRGAEKRRLRPEDLLDRFEDLRRSELLDETAAEMLRRMYV is encoded by the coding sequence ATGCTTGAGCTGGATTCGGTCACGCGCGTCTTTCACCCCAACACCCCCAACCGCCTGGTGGCGCTCGATAGCGTGAGCCTGGAGGTGGAGAAGGGCGCGTTCGTGGTCATCATCGGGGGGAACGGTTCGGGCAAGACCACGTTGCTGAACGCAATCGCCGGCAGTGTGGCGGCAGAGTCGGGTTCGATCCGCCTGGAGGGCAGCGACATCACGCGCTGGCCCGAGCACCGGCGCGCGCACCTGATGGGCCGCGTGTTCCAGAACCCCTTCTCCGGCACGGCGCCGAATCTCACCGTAGAGGAGAACCTGGCGCTGGCGGCGCGCCGCGGCCTTTCCCGCGGGCTAGGCTGGGGACTGAGCCGGCGTGTCCGCGACGAGCTGCGGGCGCGCATCGCCACGCTGCGCATGGGCCTGGAGGATCGCCTGCAGAACCCCATGGGAACGCTCTCCGGCGGGCAGCGCCAGGCGCTGACGCTGCTGATGGCCACCTGGCTCAAGCCGCGGCTCCTGCTGCTCGATGAGCACACCGCTGCGCTCGATCCGCGCAGCGCCGACCAGGTCATCCGGCTGACGGAAGAGGTCATCGCCCGCGAGCGCCTGACCACGCTGATGGTCACTCACTCCATGCATCAGGCCGCGAGCCTGGGCACGCGGCTGCTCATGCTGTATCGCGGACGCATCCTCCACGACTTCCGCGGCGCGGAAAAGCGACGCCTGCGCCCCGAGGACCTGCTGGACCGCTTCGAAGACCTGCGTCGCAGCGAACTGCTGGACGAAACCGCGGCCGAGATGCTGCGGCGCATGTACGTCTAG